Proteins encoded together in one Lathyrus oleraceus cultivar Zhongwan6 chromosome 5, CAAS_Psat_ZW6_1.0, whole genome shotgun sequence window:
- the LOC127081349 gene encoding uncharacterized protein LOC127081349 produces MYYDLHPKLRKLGSLVASPLDLKDQYGRLLIVLNTDVEYGVLNTLVQFYDSAYKCFTFPDYQLAPTLEEYSYYTGFPVSYHIPFSGLEEIPMSHVIGEYLHLRKGDIDANLMTKGGILDLPAKFLMEKASTIASIRSMVAFEVILAFLNYDIILFPNVDNFMDINAIHIFLIQNPVPTLLVDTYYYIHYITKKKGGIVMCCAPLLYKWFIAHLSQSSLFKDNKECLRWS; encoded by the exons ATGTATTACGATTTACATCCCAAG TTAAGGAAGCTAGGATCTTTGGTGGCTAGTCCTCTTGATTTGAAAGACCAATATGGAAGACTTCTGATTGTGTTGAATACTGATGTAGAATATGGAGTTTTGAACACCTTGGTCCAGTTCTATGATTCAGCGTATAAGtgtttcactttccctgattatcagcttgCACCTACTCTAGAGGAGTATTCCTATTACACAGGCTTCCCTGTATCATATCAtatacctttcagtggtttagaggAGATTCCTATGTCTCATGTCATTGGAGAGTATTTGCATTTGAGAAAAGGGGATATTGATGCTAATCTTATGACTAAAGGAGGTATTCTTGATCTACCTGCTAAGTTCTTGATGGAGAAGGCTTCTACTATTGCTAGTATTAGGAGTATGGTTGCTTTCGAAGTTATTCTCGCTTTTCTTAACTATGACATAatcttgttccctaatgttgaCAACTTTATGGACATCAATGCTATCCATATTTTTCTGATTCAGAATCCAGTTCCTACTTTGCTCGTAGATACCTACTATTATATCCATTACATAACAAAGAAGAAAGGAGGAATTGTTATGTGTTGTGCACCTttactgtacaagtggtttattgCACACTTGTCACAATCCAGCTTATTTAAGGATAACAAGGAGTGTTTGAGGTGGTCTTAG
- the LOC127085455 gene encoding plant intracellular Ras-group-related LRR protein 7 isoform X2, translated as MGCFASKSSETKASRVSRWRSTGIVALRDSKLKTFPDEIIDLDRSVRTLDLTHNRIADIPLEISKLINMQRLVLTDNIIERLPVNLGKLQSLKLMNLDGNRITSLPDELGQLVRLERLSISGNLLTSLPATIGSLRNLLILNVSNNKLQSLPESVGSCFSLEELQADDNLIEDLPSSVCNLSHLKSLCLDNNNVKQIPLNLLKDCKALQNISLHGNPISLDQFQQMDGFQEFEARRKKKFDKQIDSNVMIGSKGLDEGVDL; from the exons ATGGGTTGTTTCGCCAGCAAAAGCTCTGAGACGAAAGCGAGTAGAGTCTCACGGTGGCGATCCACTGGCATTGTTGCTTTGCGCGATTCCAAATTGAAG ACATTTCCGGATGAAATTATTGATTTAGACAGATCTGTACGCACTCTTGACTTAACGCATAATCGAATAG CTGACATTCCTTTGGAAATTAGCAAATTGATTAATATGCAGCGCCTG GTATTAACAGACAACATCATTGAGAGACTGCCAGTGAATTTGGGGAAACTCCAGTCTCTCAAGCTCATGAACCTTGATGGAAATCGAATTACTTCCTTGCCTGATGAAT TGGGCCAGTTAGTAAGGCTTGAACGCTTGTCCATCTCAGGGAATTTGTTAACATCTTTGCCGGCAACTATTGGCAGTTTGAGAAAC CTGTTGATTTTAAATGTCTCAAACAACAAGCTACAGTCCCTTCCAGAATCTGTTGGGAGTTGCTTCTCTTTGGAAGAATTACAAGCCGATG ATAATCTTATTGAAGATCTTCCTTCTTCTGTGTGCAATCTCTCTCACTTGAAGTCACTTTGCTTAGACAACAATAATGTGAAGCAG ATACCTCTGAATCTTTTGAAAGATTGCAAAGCTCTTCAGAACATATCACTGCATGGTAATCCTATATCATTGGACCAATTTCAACAG ATGGATGGGTTTCAAGAGTTTGAAGCAAGAAGAAAAAAGAAATTTGACAAACAAATTGATTCAAATGTAATGATTGGCTCCAAAGGTCTTGATGAGGGTGTCGATCTGTGA
- the LOC127085455 gene encoding plant intracellular Ras-group-related LRR protein 7 isoform X1, whose translation MGCFASKSSETKASRVSRWRSTGIVALRDSKLKTFPDEIIDLDRSVRTLDLTHNRIADIPLEISKLINMQRLVLTDNIIERLPVNLGKLQSLKLMNLDGNRITSLPDELGQLVRLERLSISGNLLTSLPATIGSLRNLLILNVSNNKLQSLPESVGSCFSLEELQADDNLIEDLPSSVCNLSHLKSLCLDNNNVKQIPLNLLKDCKALQNISLHGNPISLDQFQQVCSCSQILFILLTHLFFNAIKVLAIIQMDGFQEFEARRKKKFDKQIDSNVMIGSKGLDEGVDL comes from the exons ATGGGTTGTTTCGCCAGCAAAAGCTCTGAGACGAAAGCGAGTAGAGTCTCACGGTGGCGATCCACTGGCATTGTTGCTTTGCGCGATTCCAAATTGAAG ACATTTCCGGATGAAATTATTGATTTAGACAGATCTGTACGCACTCTTGACTTAACGCATAATCGAATAG CTGACATTCCTTTGGAAATTAGCAAATTGATTAATATGCAGCGCCTG GTATTAACAGACAACATCATTGAGAGACTGCCAGTGAATTTGGGGAAACTCCAGTCTCTCAAGCTCATGAACCTTGATGGAAATCGAATTACTTCCTTGCCTGATGAAT TGGGCCAGTTAGTAAGGCTTGAACGCTTGTCCATCTCAGGGAATTTGTTAACATCTTTGCCGGCAACTATTGGCAGTTTGAGAAAC CTGTTGATTTTAAATGTCTCAAACAACAAGCTACAGTCCCTTCCAGAATCTGTTGGGAGTTGCTTCTCTTTGGAAGAATTACAAGCCGATG ATAATCTTATTGAAGATCTTCCTTCTTCTGTGTGCAATCTCTCTCACTTGAAGTCACTTTGCTTAGACAACAATAATGTGAAGCAG ATACCTCTGAATCTTTTGAAAGATTGCAAAGCTCTTCAGAACATATCACTGCATGGTAATCCTATATCATTGGACCAATTTCAACAGGTATGCTCTTGTTCCCAGATTTTATTCATCCTTCTCACTCATCTATTTTTCAATGCAATTAAAGTATTGGCGATTATCCAGATGGATGGGTTTCAAGAGTTTGAAGCAAGAAGAAAAAAGAAATTTGACAAACAAATTGATTCAAATGTAATGATTGGCTCCAAAGGTCTTGATGAGGGTGTCGATCTGTGA